In Schistocerca serialis cubense isolate TAMUIC-IGC-003099 chromosome 3, iqSchSeri2.2, whole genome shotgun sequence, the following proteins share a genomic window:
- the LOC126470836 gene encoding THAP domain-containing protein 1-like, with product MQVAIYKMKLIKWIEETIGLVFPFSRSEMQKLWAQAIRRDKCSPTAYSTICSRHVTENCYKVRPGASLRLLKEDAVPSIFDFPKHIQRKMTARRQLVRKEPASTQDVNHTGVQLEKSPEAVAENKGIQANLPSLSKTNLRKKIRRLQMTVGRRNKNISTMAQLINELKKKDT from the exons ATGCAAGTTGCTATCTACAAGATGAAGCTAATAAAATGGATTGAGGAAACCATTGGACTTGT GTTTCCATTTTCGCGTTCGGAAATGCAGAAATTGTGGGCGCAAGCAATTCGTAGAGACAAGTGCTCACCTACTGCGTACAGTACAATATGCAGCAGACACGTTACCGAAAATTGCTATAAAGTGAGGCCAGGAGCATCATTAAGACTGTTAAAAGAAGATGCCGTCCCATCCATCTTTGATTTTCCGAAACATATTCAGAGAAAGATGACTGCAAGGCGACAATTGGTTCGTAAAGAACCTGCTAGTACTCAA GATGTAAATCACACAGGTGTACAACTGGAAAAGTCTCCTgaagcagttgctgaaaataaAGGAATTCAGGCAAACCTCCCTTCACTATCGAAAACAAATTTAAGAAAGAAGATAAGAAGATTGCAAATGACTGTAGGCCGACGAAACAAAAACATTTCGACAATGGCACAGCTGATTAATGAACTTAAAAAAAAGGACACCTGA